A portion of the Mus pahari chromosome 17, PAHARI_EIJ_v1.1, whole genome shotgun sequence genome contains these proteins:
- the Smpd5 gene encoding sphingomyelin phosphodiesterase 5: MSLPDISRLRSPVPQEDWLLTPDVLRPSPFPNPVLQAFYSLSRVLLFPTYWSLDRLLGCWAPSVRSNSLGWFKVLAGSGVLLPLVVVSLPMALVGLVLWLPLQVRRRPFCYHPPPACWVWPQPWSPPAERRRCFVFLTANLCLLPHGLAHFNNLSHSQQRAEAVGAALLDSLQSQYEVTECSQPLPKVPGGVLKATLPMGLDFVCLQEVFDLRAAHRLVRVLVPNLGPVIYDVGTFGLMAGPYIKVLGSGLLLASRYPLLRATFRCFPNACREDALASKGLLSVQAQLGIVDGRPIVGYLHCTHLHAPIEDGHIRCKQLSLLLEWVEEFESQQSGEAVVAFSVLLGDLNFDNCSQDHAKEQGHKLFSCFQDPCRLDVCQEQPWALGTILNSSMLHHSISCSPEMLRRALEQEKGRRLYLSGPLDGSYPAPSWKGRRLDYITYRGVPGSRLSPEAEQVTFSTAFAGLTDHLAMGLKLQVVCS, encoded by the exons ATGAGTCTCCCTGACATTTCGCGGCTAAGGAGCCCAGTGCCCCAAGAGGACTGGCTCCTGACACCCGACGTCCTGAGGCCTTCACCTTTCCCGAACCCAGTGCTGCAAGCCTTCTACAGTTTATCCCGCGTGCTGCTCTTCCCGACCTACTGGTCCCTGGACCGGTTGCTGGGCTGCTGGGCACCAAGCGTGCGATCCAACAGCTTAGGGTGGTTCAAAGTCCTGGCAGGAAGTGGGGTGTTGCTACCGCTGGTGGTGGTCAGCCTACCCATGGCGTTGGTCGGCCTTGTGCTCTGGCTGCCCCTCCAGGTCAGGCGCCGCCCCTTCTGCTATCACCCCCCTCCGGCGTGCTGGGTGTGGCCACAACCCTGGTCTCCGCCCGCTGAGCGCCGGCGCTGCTTTGTCTTTCTCACTGCTAATCTGTGCCTATTGCCCCACGGGCTGGCTCATTTTAACAACCTGTCGCACAGCCAGCAGCGCGCAGAGGCTGTGGGGGCCGCACTGCTAGATAGCCTTCAGTCACAGTATGAGGTTACTGAATGCAGCCAGCCGCTGCCAAAGGTGCCTGGTGGTGTGCTGAAAGCCACATTACCTATGGGCTTGGACTTTGTGTGTCTGCAGGAAGTGTTCGACCTCCGCGCAGCTCATCGGCTTGTGCGCGTCTTGGTACCAAATCTGGGCCCGGTGATATATGATGTGGGCACATTTGGCTTAATGGCTGGGCCGTACATCAAGGTACTGGGCAGTGGGCTTCTACTGGCCTCGCGCTACCCGTTGCTGCGTGCCACCTTCCGTTGCTTTCCTAACGCTTGTCGCGAGGACGCCTTGGCCTCCAAAGGTCTACTATCTGTCCAG GCGCAGCTAGGCATCGTGGATGGGCGCCCCATCGTGGGATACCTTCATTGTACACATTTGCATGCACCCATTG AGGATGGACATATTCGCTGCAAACAGCTCTCGCTGCTGCTGGAATGGGTGGAGGAGTTCGAGAGCCAGCAGAGTGGTGAGGCTGTTGTAGCCTTCAGCGTCCTCCTGGGAGATCTAAACTTTGACAACTGCTCCCAAG ATCATGCCAAGGAGCAGGGGCATAAACTCTTCAGCTGCTTTCAGGACCCCTGCCGGCTAGATGTTTGCCAGGAACAGCCCTGGGCCTTGG GGACAATCTTGAACTCGTCCATGCTACACCACTCCATTTCCTGCTCCCCAGAGATGCTTCGGAG GGCCCTGGAGCAGGAAAAAGGGCGCCGCCTGTACCTGTCAGGACCCCTTGATGGGAGTTACCCAGCTCCATCCTGGAAGGGCCGGCGTCTGGACTACATCACCTACCGTGGAGTACCCGGGAGTCGCCTGAGTCCG GAGGCGGAGCAGGTGACATTCAGTACTGCGTTTGCTGGACTCACGGACCACTTGGCTATGGGCCTGAAGCTTCAAGTGGTATGCTCCTGA
- the Oplah gene encoding 5-oxoprolinase isoform X1, producing the protein MSLLSSYEGLRQEIQRLAQENEELRRLVQLIQENQELKLVLRSRGNSLSFCTSNILSETTVTSRLPKRKTIRFKDAERVLPGLPAEEPLLDPSFNIMGSPEGRFHFAIDRGGTFTDVFAQCPGGHVRVLKLLSEDPANYADAPTEGIRRILEQEEGVLLPRGRPLDTSHIASIRMGTTVATNALLERQGERVALLVTRGFRDLLHIGTQARPDLFDLAVPMPEVLYEEVVEVDERVLLYRGEPGAGSPVKGCTGDMLEIQQPVDLGALRGKLEGLLTRGIHSLAVVLMHSYTWAQHEQQVGALARELGFTHVSLSSEVMPMVRIVPRGHTACADAYLTPTIQRYVQGFRRGFQGQLKNVQVLFMRSDGGLAPMDTFSGSRAVLSGPAGGVVGYSATTYHLEGGQPVIGFDMGGTSTDVSRYAGEFEHVFEASTAGVTLQAPQLDINTVAAGGGSRLFFRSGLFVVGPESAGAHPGPACYRKGGPVTVTDANLVLGRLLPASFPCIFGPGEDQPLSPEASRKALEAVAMEVNSFLASGPCPASQLSLEEVAMGFVRVANEAMCRPIRALTQARGHDPSAHVLACFGGAGGQHACAIARALGMDTVHIHRHSGLLSALGLALADVVHEAQEPCSLSYTPETFAQLDQRLSRLEDQCVDALQAQGFPRSQISTESFLHLRYQGTDCALMVSATQHPATACSPRAGDFGAAFVERYMREFGFIIPERSVVVDDVRVRGTGRSGLQLEDTPKIQNGPPHVEKVTQCYFEGGYQETPVYLLGELGYGHQLQGPCLIIDNNSTILVEPGCQAEVIETGDIRISVGAEAPSMVDTKLDPIQLSIFSHRFMSIAEQMGRILQRTAISTNIKERLDFSCALFGPDGGLVSNAPHIPVHLGAMQETVQFQIQHLGADLHPGDVLLSNHPSAGGSHLPDLTVITPVFWPGQSRPVFYVASRGHHADIGGITPGSMPPHSTTLQQEGAVFLSFKLVQGGVFQEEAVTEALRAPGKISGCSGTRNLHDNLSDLRAQVAANQKGIQLVGELIGQYGLDVVQAYMGHIQANAELAVRDMLRAFGTSRQARGLPLEVSAEDHMDDGSPICLHVKINLSQGSAVFDFSGSGSEVFGNLNAPRAITLSALIYCLRCLVGRDIPLNQGCLAPVHVIIPKGSILDPSPEAAVVGGNVLTSQRVVDVILGAFGACAASQGCMNNVTLGNARMGYYETVAGGAGAGPGWHGRSGVHSHMTNTRITDPEILESRYPVILRRFELRPGSGGRGRFRGGDGVVRELVFREEALLSVLTERRAFQPYGLHGGEPGTRGLNLLIRKDGRTVNLGGKTSVTVYPGDAFCLHTPGGGGYGDPEDPAPPPGSPPLYPAFPERGSVYEYRRAQEAV; encoded by the exons ATGTCCCTTCTCAGCAGCTATGAGGGCCTGCGACAGGAGATACAAAGGCTGGCCCAAGAGAATGAGGAACTGCGGCGTCTGGTGCAGCTCATCCAGGAAAACCAAGAGCTAAAGCTAGTCCTTAGGAGCAGGGGCAACAGCCTAAGCTTCTGCACCTCCAACATCCTGTCAGAGACAACTGTCACCTCCAGGCTGCCGAAGCGGAAGACGATCAGATTCAAGGATGCGGAGAGAG TTCTCCCAGGATTACCAGCCGAAGAGCCACTGCTGGACCCCAGCTTCAACATCATGGGCAGCCCAGAAGGGCGCTTCCATTTTGCCATCGACCGTGGTGGCACCTTCACAGATGTCTTTGCCCAGTGCCCAGGAGGGCATGTACGTGTTCTGAAGCTGCTCTCAGAGGATCCTGCCAACTATGCAGACGCACCCACAGAGGGCATCCGCCGAATTCTAGAGCAG GAGGAGGGTGTGCTGCTGCCTCGAGGCCGGCCGCTAGACACCAGTCACATCGCCAGCATCCGCATGGGCACCACGGTGGCCACCAACGCGCTGTTGGAACGGCAGGGAGAAAGGGTGGCGCTGCTGGTGACCCGTGGTTTCCGAGACCTGCTGCATATTGGCACTCAGGCCCGCCCGGACCTCTTTGACCTG GCTGTGCCCATGCCAGAGGTACTGTATGAGGAGGTCGTGGAGGTGGACGAGCGAGTGTTGCTGTATCGTGGAGAACCCGGTGCCGGCTCTCCCGTCAAAG GCTGTACGGGGGACATGCTAGAGATACAGCAGCCCGTGGATCTGGGAGCCCTGCGTGGGAAGCTGGAGGGGCTCTTGACTCGGGGCATTCACAGCCTGGCAGTGGTACTCATGCATTCGTACAC GTGGGCCCAGCACGAGCAGCAGGTGGGCGCACTGGCCCGGGAGCTGGGCTTCACACACGTCTCCTTGTCCTCGGAAGTCATGCCCATGGTACGAATTGTTCCTCGGGGGCATACAGCGTGTGCCGACGCTTACCTCACTCCCACCATCCAGCGCTATGTGCAGGGCTTCCGCCGAGGTTTCCAGGGCCAGCTAAAG AATGTGCAAGTGCTCTTCATGCGCTCCGATGGTGGCCTGGCACCCATGGATACCTTCAGTGGCTCCCGGGCTGTGCTCTCCGGCCCTGCTGGCGGCGTGGTTGGCTACTCCGCTACCACCTACCATCTGGAAGGTGGTCAGCCTGTCATTGGCTTTGACATGGGAG GCACATCCACAGATGTGAGCCGCTACGCTGGAGAGTTTGAGCACGTCTTTGAGGCTAGCACGGCCGGTGTTACCCTCCAAGCCCCGCAGCTGGACATCAACACGGTGGCAGCTGGCGGGGGGTCCCGCCTCTTCTTCAG GTCTGGCCTCTTTGTGGTTGGTCCAGAGTCAGCAGGTGCCCACCCAGGTCCTGCCTGCTACCGCAAAG gggGTCCTGTGACAGTGACAGATGCTAATCTGGTCCTGGGTcgcctgctgcctgcctccttcccctgCATTTTTGGGCCAGGAGAAGACCAGCCACTGTCGCCCGAGGCTTCCCGAAAGGCTCTAGAGGCGGTGGCTATGGAGGTCAACAGCTTCTTGGCCAGTGGACCCTGCCCAGCTTCCCAGCTAAGTCTGGAGGAGGTGGCCATGGGGTTTGTGCGTGTTGCCAATGAAGCCATGTGCCGGCCTATCCGTGCCCTCACACAG GCACGAGGCCACGACCCCTCAGCCCATGTATTGGCTTGCTTTGGAGGAGCCGGTGGGCAACACGCTTGTGCCATTGCCCGGGCCCTGGGTATGGACACTGTGCATATTCACAG GCACAGCGGGCTGCTGTCAGCACTGGGACTGGCCTTGGCAGATGTGGTTCACGAAGCACAGGAGCCCTGTTCCCTGTCTTACACACCTGAAACCTTTGCACAACTGGACCAGAGACTGAGCCGCCTGGAGGACCAGTGTGTGGATGCCCTGCAGGCCCAGGGCTTCCCTAG GTCTCAGATCAGCACCGAGAGCTTCCTGCACCTTCGCTACCAAGGCACTGACTGTGCCCTAATGGTGTCTGCCACTCAGCATCCGGCCACTGCCTGCTCACCCCGTGCTGGTGACTTTGGAGCAGCCTTTGTCGAGAG GTACATGAGAGAGTTTGGCTTCATCATTCCTGAGCGCTCGGTGGTGGTAGATGACGTGCGTGTGAGGGGAACTGGCCGTAGTGGACTTCAGCTGGAGGACACCCCCAAAATCCAGAATGGACCTCCCCATGTAGAAAAG GTGACCCAGTGCTACTTCGAAGGGGGTTATCAGGAGACTCCTGTGTACCTCTTAGGAGAACTAGGCTACGGGCACCAGCTCCAAGGGCCCTGCCTGATCATTGACAACAACAG CACCATCCTTGTAGAGCCAGGTTGCCAAGCGGAGGTGATTGAGACAGGGGACATCCGCATTTCTGTGGGAGCCGAGGCTCCCAGTATGGTAGACACCAAGCTTGACCCCATCCAGTTGTCTATTTTTTCACACCGTTTCATGAGCATTGCTG AGCAGATGGGCCGCATCCTACAGCGCACAGCCATCTCTACCAACATCAAGGAACGCCTCGACTTCTCCTGTGCCCTCTTTGGGCCGGATGGGGGCCTCGTCTCCAATGCTCCCCACATTCCTGTGCACCTGGGTGCCATGCAAGAAACTGTGCAGTTCCAG attcagcacttgggagccgaCCTCCATCCTGGTGATGTGCTGCTTAGCAACCATCCCAGTGCAGGGGGCAgccatcttcctgacctgactgtCATCACACCG GTGTTTTGGCCAGGCCAGTCGAGGCCTGTGTTCTACGTGGCTAGCCGAGGGCACCACGCAGACATTGGAGGTATCACACCGGGCTCTATGCCTCCTCACTCTACCACACTGCAGCAGGAAGGTGCCGTTTTTCTGTCCTTCAAACTGGTCCAGGGAGGAGTCTTCCAGGAAGagg CGGTGACAGAGGCCCTCCGGGCCCCAGGCAAGATCTCTGGCTGCAGTGGAACCAGGAACCTGCATGACAACCTGTCGGATCTTCGTGCCCAGGTGGCAGCTAACCAGAAAGGCATCCAGCTGGTGGGGGAGCTGATCGGACAGTATGGCTTAGATGTGGTGCAGGCCTATATGGGCCACATTCAG GCAAACGCTGAACTAGCAGTGCGAGACATGCTTCGCGCTTTTGGAACTTCCCGGCAGGCCAGGGGCCTGCCTCTGGAGGTGTCTGCAGAGGATCACATGGACGACGGCTCTCCCATCTGCCTGCATGTTAAGATCAACTTGAGTCAG GGCAGCGCTGTATTTGACTTCAGTGGCTCCGGGTCTGAGGTGTTTGGCAACCTCAATGCCCCTCGAGCCATAACACTGTCTGCTCTCATCTATTGCTTGCGCTGTCTAGTGGGCCGTGACATACCACTTAACCAG GGTTGCCTGGCTCCTGTGCATGTCATAATTCCCAAAGGCTCCATATTGGATCCATCCCCGGAGGCAGCAGTGGTCGGAGGCAATGTGCTCACATCTCAGCGAGTCGTGGATGTCATTCTGGGGGCTTTTGGGGCCTGTGCAGCCTCCCAG GGCTGCATGAACAATGTGACCCTGGGCAATGCCCGTATGGGCTACTACGAGACAGTGGCTGGTGGTGCGGGTGCGGGCCCTGGCTGGCATGGGCGCAGTGGTGTACACAGTCACATGACCAACACGCGCATTACAGACCCAGAGATTTTGGAGAGCCG GTATCCAGTTATCCTGCGCCGCTTTGAGCTGAGGCCAGGCTCTGGGGGCCGAGGCCGCTTCCGGGGAGGTGACGGCGTAGTTCGAGAGCTGGTCTTTCGGGAAGAGGCGCTGCTGTCTGTGCTCACTGAGCGCCGCGCCTTCCAGCCTTATGGCCTCCACG GGGGAGAGCCTGGTACACGTGGCTTAAATCTCCTGATCAGAAAAGATGGGCGCACAGTGAATCTGGGCGGCAAGACATCCGTGACTGTGTACCCCGGG GACGCGTTCTGCCTCCACacgcctgggggtgggggctacgGAGACCCGGAAGACCCAGCGCCACCACCAGGCTCACCCCCGCTATATCCAGCCTTCCCAGAGCGAGGCAGTGTATACGAGTACCGCCGTGCCCAGGAAGCTGTATAA
- the Oplah gene encoding 5-oxoprolinase isoform X2: MGSPEGRFHFAIDRGGTFTDVFAQCPGGHVRVLKLLSEDPANYADAPTEGIRRILEQEEGVLLPRGRPLDTSHIASIRMGTTVATNALLERQGERVALLVTRGFRDLLHIGTQARPDLFDLAVPMPEVLYEEVVEVDERVLLYRGEPGAGSPVKGCTGDMLEIQQPVDLGALRGKLEGLLTRGIHSLAVVLMHSYTWAQHEQQVGALARELGFTHVSLSSEVMPMVRIVPRGHTACADAYLTPTIQRYVQGFRRGFQGQLKNVQVLFMRSDGGLAPMDTFSGSRAVLSGPAGGVVGYSATTYHLEGGQPVIGFDMGGTSTDVSRYAGEFEHVFEASTAGVTLQAPQLDINTVAAGGGSRLFFRSGLFVVGPESAGAHPGPACYRKGGPVTVTDANLVLGRLLPASFPCIFGPGEDQPLSPEASRKALEAVAMEVNSFLASGPCPASQLSLEEVAMGFVRVANEAMCRPIRALTQARGHDPSAHVLACFGGAGGQHACAIARALGMDTVHIHRHSGLLSALGLALADVVHEAQEPCSLSYTPETFAQLDQRLSRLEDQCVDALQAQGFPRSQISTESFLHLRYQGTDCALMVSATQHPATACSPRAGDFGAAFVERYMREFGFIIPERSVVVDDVRVRGTGRSGLQLEDTPKIQNGPPHVEKVTQCYFEGGYQETPVYLLGELGYGHQLQGPCLIIDNNSTILVEPGCQAEVIETGDIRISVGAEAPSMVDTKLDPIQLSIFSHRFMSIAEQMGRILQRTAISTNIKERLDFSCALFGPDGGLVSNAPHIPVHLGAMQETVQFQIQHLGADLHPGDVLLSNHPSAGGSHLPDLTVITPVFWPGQSRPVFYVASRGHHADIGGITPGSMPPHSTTLQQEGAVFLSFKLVQGGVFQEEAVTEALRAPGKISGCSGTRNLHDNLSDLRAQVAANQKGIQLVGELIGQYGLDVVQAYMGHIQANAELAVRDMLRAFGTSRQARGLPLEVSAEDHMDDGSPICLHVKINLSQGSAVFDFSGSGSEVFGNLNAPRAITLSALIYCLRCLVGRDIPLNQGCLAPVHVIIPKGSILDPSPEAAVVGGNVLTSQRVVDVILGAFGACAASQGCMNNVTLGNARMGYYETVAGGAGAGPGWHGRSGVHSHMTNTRITDPEILESRYPVILRRFELRPGSGGRGRFRGGDGVVRELVFREEALLSVLTERRAFQPYGLHGGEPGTRGLNLLIRKDGRTVNLGGKTSVTVYPGDAFCLHTPGGGGYGDPEDPAPPPGSPPLYPAFPERGSVYEYRRAQEAV; this comes from the exons ATGGGCAGCCCAGAAGGGCGCTTCCATTTTGCCATCGACCGTGGTGGCACCTTCACAGATGTCTTTGCCCAGTGCCCAGGAGGGCATGTACGTGTTCTGAAGCTGCTCTCAGAGGATCCTGCCAACTATGCAGACGCACCCACAGAGGGCATCCGCCGAATTCTAGAGCAG GAGGAGGGTGTGCTGCTGCCTCGAGGCCGGCCGCTAGACACCAGTCACATCGCCAGCATCCGCATGGGCACCACGGTGGCCACCAACGCGCTGTTGGAACGGCAGGGAGAAAGGGTGGCGCTGCTGGTGACCCGTGGTTTCCGAGACCTGCTGCATATTGGCACTCAGGCCCGCCCGGACCTCTTTGACCTG GCTGTGCCCATGCCAGAGGTACTGTATGAGGAGGTCGTGGAGGTGGACGAGCGAGTGTTGCTGTATCGTGGAGAACCCGGTGCCGGCTCTCCCGTCAAAG GCTGTACGGGGGACATGCTAGAGATACAGCAGCCCGTGGATCTGGGAGCCCTGCGTGGGAAGCTGGAGGGGCTCTTGACTCGGGGCATTCACAGCCTGGCAGTGGTACTCATGCATTCGTACAC GTGGGCCCAGCACGAGCAGCAGGTGGGCGCACTGGCCCGGGAGCTGGGCTTCACACACGTCTCCTTGTCCTCGGAAGTCATGCCCATGGTACGAATTGTTCCTCGGGGGCATACAGCGTGTGCCGACGCTTACCTCACTCCCACCATCCAGCGCTATGTGCAGGGCTTCCGCCGAGGTTTCCAGGGCCAGCTAAAG AATGTGCAAGTGCTCTTCATGCGCTCCGATGGTGGCCTGGCACCCATGGATACCTTCAGTGGCTCCCGGGCTGTGCTCTCCGGCCCTGCTGGCGGCGTGGTTGGCTACTCCGCTACCACCTACCATCTGGAAGGTGGTCAGCCTGTCATTGGCTTTGACATGGGAG GCACATCCACAGATGTGAGCCGCTACGCTGGAGAGTTTGAGCACGTCTTTGAGGCTAGCACGGCCGGTGTTACCCTCCAAGCCCCGCAGCTGGACATCAACACGGTGGCAGCTGGCGGGGGGTCCCGCCTCTTCTTCAG GTCTGGCCTCTTTGTGGTTGGTCCAGAGTCAGCAGGTGCCCACCCAGGTCCTGCCTGCTACCGCAAAG gggGTCCTGTGACAGTGACAGATGCTAATCTGGTCCTGGGTcgcctgctgcctgcctccttcccctgCATTTTTGGGCCAGGAGAAGACCAGCCACTGTCGCCCGAGGCTTCCCGAAAGGCTCTAGAGGCGGTGGCTATGGAGGTCAACAGCTTCTTGGCCAGTGGACCCTGCCCAGCTTCCCAGCTAAGTCTGGAGGAGGTGGCCATGGGGTTTGTGCGTGTTGCCAATGAAGCCATGTGCCGGCCTATCCGTGCCCTCACACAG GCACGAGGCCACGACCCCTCAGCCCATGTATTGGCTTGCTTTGGAGGAGCCGGTGGGCAACACGCTTGTGCCATTGCCCGGGCCCTGGGTATGGACACTGTGCATATTCACAG GCACAGCGGGCTGCTGTCAGCACTGGGACTGGCCTTGGCAGATGTGGTTCACGAAGCACAGGAGCCCTGTTCCCTGTCTTACACACCTGAAACCTTTGCACAACTGGACCAGAGACTGAGCCGCCTGGAGGACCAGTGTGTGGATGCCCTGCAGGCCCAGGGCTTCCCTAG GTCTCAGATCAGCACCGAGAGCTTCCTGCACCTTCGCTACCAAGGCACTGACTGTGCCCTAATGGTGTCTGCCACTCAGCATCCGGCCACTGCCTGCTCACCCCGTGCTGGTGACTTTGGAGCAGCCTTTGTCGAGAG GTACATGAGAGAGTTTGGCTTCATCATTCCTGAGCGCTCGGTGGTGGTAGATGACGTGCGTGTGAGGGGAACTGGCCGTAGTGGACTTCAGCTGGAGGACACCCCCAAAATCCAGAATGGACCTCCCCATGTAGAAAAG GTGACCCAGTGCTACTTCGAAGGGGGTTATCAGGAGACTCCTGTGTACCTCTTAGGAGAACTAGGCTACGGGCACCAGCTCCAAGGGCCCTGCCTGATCATTGACAACAACAG CACCATCCTTGTAGAGCCAGGTTGCCAAGCGGAGGTGATTGAGACAGGGGACATCCGCATTTCTGTGGGAGCCGAGGCTCCCAGTATGGTAGACACCAAGCTTGACCCCATCCAGTTGTCTATTTTTTCACACCGTTTCATGAGCATTGCTG AGCAGATGGGCCGCATCCTACAGCGCACAGCCATCTCTACCAACATCAAGGAACGCCTCGACTTCTCCTGTGCCCTCTTTGGGCCGGATGGGGGCCTCGTCTCCAATGCTCCCCACATTCCTGTGCACCTGGGTGCCATGCAAGAAACTGTGCAGTTCCAG attcagcacttgggagccgaCCTCCATCCTGGTGATGTGCTGCTTAGCAACCATCCCAGTGCAGGGGGCAgccatcttcctgacctgactgtCATCACACCG GTGTTTTGGCCAGGCCAGTCGAGGCCTGTGTTCTACGTGGCTAGCCGAGGGCACCACGCAGACATTGGAGGTATCACACCGGGCTCTATGCCTCCTCACTCTACCACACTGCAGCAGGAAGGTGCCGTTTTTCTGTCCTTCAAACTGGTCCAGGGAGGAGTCTTCCAGGAAGagg CGGTGACAGAGGCCCTCCGGGCCCCAGGCAAGATCTCTGGCTGCAGTGGAACCAGGAACCTGCATGACAACCTGTCGGATCTTCGTGCCCAGGTGGCAGCTAACCAGAAAGGCATCCAGCTGGTGGGGGAGCTGATCGGACAGTATGGCTTAGATGTGGTGCAGGCCTATATGGGCCACATTCAG GCAAACGCTGAACTAGCAGTGCGAGACATGCTTCGCGCTTTTGGAACTTCCCGGCAGGCCAGGGGCCTGCCTCTGGAGGTGTCTGCAGAGGATCACATGGACGACGGCTCTCCCATCTGCCTGCATGTTAAGATCAACTTGAGTCAG GGCAGCGCTGTATTTGACTTCAGTGGCTCCGGGTCTGAGGTGTTTGGCAACCTCAATGCCCCTCGAGCCATAACACTGTCTGCTCTCATCTATTGCTTGCGCTGTCTAGTGGGCCGTGACATACCACTTAACCAG GGTTGCCTGGCTCCTGTGCATGTCATAATTCCCAAAGGCTCCATATTGGATCCATCCCCGGAGGCAGCAGTGGTCGGAGGCAATGTGCTCACATCTCAGCGAGTCGTGGATGTCATTCTGGGGGCTTTTGGGGCCTGTGCAGCCTCCCAG GGCTGCATGAACAATGTGACCCTGGGCAATGCCCGTATGGGCTACTACGAGACAGTGGCTGGTGGTGCGGGTGCGGGCCCTGGCTGGCATGGGCGCAGTGGTGTACACAGTCACATGACCAACACGCGCATTACAGACCCAGAGATTTTGGAGAGCCG GTATCCAGTTATCCTGCGCCGCTTTGAGCTGAGGCCAGGCTCTGGGGGCCGAGGCCGCTTCCGGGGAGGTGACGGCGTAGTTCGAGAGCTGGTCTTTCGGGAAGAGGCGCTGCTGTCTGTGCTCACTGAGCGCCGCGCCTTCCAGCCTTATGGCCTCCACG GGGGAGAGCCTGGTACACGTGGCTTAAATCTCCTGATCAGAAAAGATGGGCGCACAGTGAATCTGGGCGGCAAGACATCCGTGACTGTGTACCCCGGG GACGCGTTCTGCCTCCACacgcctgggggtgggggctacgGAGACCCGGAAGACCCAGCGCCACCACCAGGCTCACCCCCGCTATATCCAGCCTTCCCAGAGCGAGGCAGTGTATACGAGTACCGCCGTGCCCAGGAAGCTGTATAA